A genomic window from Salvia splendens isolate huo1 chromosome 11, SspV2, whole genome shotgun sequence includes:
- the LOC121754788 gene encoding serine--tRNA ligase-like, translating into HKDWRQFRFLFYCKSGGDANEFKGSLDENKELTAQKVAEVKEAEAALRLKLGSIGNIVHDSVLVDNNEVNNVVIGEKRMEPKLKNHVELVKLLGIADLEKGANVAGHLYGLNFNFGLYFLENRGYPLLEPPFFMRKGIMEKSAQLAEFDDQLYKGKSEEYVHMLNSTSTAIQRTMCAILENNQKEDEVEIPEALRPFMCGKSFIMSRKTALPSILS; encoded by the exons caCAAAGATTGGCGTCAGTTTCGTTTTTTGTTTTATTGCAAGTCCGGGGGAGATGCAAATGAATTTAAAGGCAGTCTAGATGAAAACAAAGAACTGACAGCACAGAAGGTGGCCGAGGTGAAGGAGGCCGAAGCAGCATTACGGCTTAAATTAGGAAGCATTGGGAACATAGTGCATGATTCTGTTCTGGTTGACAATAATGAG GTCAATAATGTTGTTATAGGAGAGAAGAGGATGGAGCCAAAGCTGAAGAATCATGTCGAGCTTGTTAAACTTCTTGGAATTGCAGATTTGGAGAAAG GTGCAAATGTTGCGGGCCATTTGTATGGCTTAAACTTCAACTTTGGTCTTTATTTTTTGGAGAATAGGGGATACCCTTTGTTGGAGCCTCCTTTCTTCATGCGGAAAGGTATTATGGAAAAGTCTGCCCAGTTGGCCGAATTTGATGATCAGCTTTACAAG GGCAAGTCTGAAGAGTACGTCCACATGTTAAACTCGACCTCGACAGCAATTCAGCGGACCATGTGCGCCATCCTTGAGAACAACCAGAAGGAGGACGAGGTTGAGATACCAGAGGCTCTTCGACCATTCATGTGTGGGAAATCCTTCATCATGTCTAGGAAAACTGCACTTCCATCCATTCTTAGTTAA
- the LOC121754789 gene encoding secreted RxLR effector protein 161-like yields the protein MTKEFKEAMMKSFEMTDLGQMHYFLGIEVNQDEKGIFITQEKYTKNLLRRFKMEGCKPVATPLVTNEKFSKEDGTPKANAAIYRSIIGSLLYLTASRPDIMYSTSLLSRFMQDPSQVHYGAAKRILRYLQGTRDYGIWYTPESFSKLIGYTDSDWGGSTDDMKSTSGYTFSLGSDIFSWSSKKQDCVAQSSAEAEYVAAALTTSQAIWLRRILGYMGEHQENPTDILRQ from the coding sequence ATGACCAAAGAGTTCAAAGAGGCTATGATGAAAAGTTTCGAAATGACCGACCTTGGGCAAATGCACTACTTCCTCGGCATTGAGGTAAATCAAGATGAGAAGGGAATATTTATCACACAGgagaaatatacaaaaaatttgCTTAGACGCTTCAAGATGGAGGGTTGTAAACCCGTGGCTACTCCCCTTGTCACAAATGAGAAATTCAGCAAAGAAGATGGCACTCCGAAAGCCAATGCAGCTATCTATAGAAGTATCATTGGGAGTCTACTATATCTAACAGCTTCAAGACCAGATATTATGTATTCGACAAGTCTACTATCAAGATTTATGCAAGATCCAAGCCAAGTTCACTATGGAGCTGCAAAAAGAATATTGAGATATTTACAGGGCACACGAGATTATGGAATCTGGTACACACCAGAGTCTTTTTCAAAACTGATCGGCTACACAGATAGTGATTGGGGAGGATCAACAGATGATATGAAAAGTACATCTGGTTATACATTCTCACTTGGATCGGACATATTCTCATGGTCATCAAAAAAGCAAGATTGTGTAGCACAATCCTCGGCAGAAGCTGAATATGTCGCAGCAGCATTAACAACAAGCCAAGCTATTTGGCTAAGACGTATTCTAGGATACATGGGTGAACATCAAGAAAATCCTACTGATATATTGCGACAATAA
- the LOC121754790 gene encoding uncharacterized protein LOC121754790, with translation MRTYFMSQSLWDIVDKGYTIPEDLSALSTTDRAKFNKEMEKDNLALYSLQMAMAESIFPRISGAQTSKEAWDILKEEYHGSEKVRHLKLQTLRRDLENMTMKESETLKDYYTRLREIVNQLKAYGEPITDTRVVEKILITLPGKFDPIVTTTEETKDLSKLSVTELIGSLEAYEKRLSMRQDEPAENAFQSKLNVRSQNSHIRRKIFEEKKKKNESCDGGKKKYSPCGICKKTSHLEKDCWFKNKPQCKNCEKFGHEVKDCRLHKKYQASFSEENECEENIFYACHVASEVKNEAWFIDSGCSNHMTGDEKQFRDIHRTIKSQVKLGNGELVDVDCYSSFTFNIYKF, from the coding sequence ATGAGGACGTATTTTATGTCCCAAAGCCTATGGGATATTGTCGACAAGGGATATACTATTCCCGAAGACCTATCGGCTTTGTCTACAACTGACAGAGCAAAGTTCAACaaagagatggagaaggatAACTTGGCCCTCTACTCACTACAGATGGCTATGGCAGAGTCCATATTTCCAAGAATCAGTGGAGCTCAAACATCAAAGGAGGCTTGGGATATTCTTAAGGAAGAATATCATGGGAGTGAGAAGGTACGTCATCTCAAATTACAAACTCTTAGAAGAGATTTAGAGAATATGACAATGAAAGAATCTGAGACCTTAAAGGATTACTATACTCGGCTAAGAGAGATAGTAAATCAATTAAAAGCCTATGGAGAACCTATTACTGACACAAGAGTTGTTGAAAAAATTCTAATCACTCTCCCAGGCAAATTTGATCCAATTGTTACGACAACAGAAGAAACTAAAGACCTAAGTAAGTTGTCGGTAACTGAATTAATAGGCTCACTTGAAGCTTATGAGAAAAGATTGAGTATGCGCCAAGATGAACCTGCTGAAAATGCATTTCAGTCTAAGCTAAACGTACGGTCTCAAAATTCTCATATTCGGAGGAAAATttttgaagaaaagaaaaagaaaaatgaatcatGTGATGGTGGAAAGAAAAAATATTCACCCTGCGGGATCTGCAAAAAGACGAGCCATCTAGAAAAAGATTGTTGGTTTAAAAACAAACCACAATGCAAAAACTGCGAGAAGTTCGGCCATGAAGTAAAAGATTGTCGCCTTCACAAAAAATATCAAGCTAGTTTTTCAGAAGAAAATGAGTGCGAAGAGAATATATTTTACGCCTGCCACGTTGCATCAGAAGTGAAGAATGAAGCTTGGTTTATAGATAGCGGATGCAGCAATCATATGACCGGAGATGAGAAGCAATTCAGAGACATccacagaacaatcaaatctcAAGTTAAGCTTGGGAATGGAGAACTTGTAGATGTTGACTGCTATAGTTCCTTTACCTTCAACATCTACAAGTTCTGA
- the LOC121755230 gene encoding cytochrome P450 71A8-like gives MLINFSCNYKMDETQIQLILPSLIFLFLLWITIKNLSPKPHTNKNPPPSPPKLPIIGNLHQLGSLPHKNLESLARKHGPIMLLHFGPVPVLVASSADAAREITKTHDLIFSSRPLNKVSKKLSYNGRDVVFAPYGEYWRRAKSVLMLQLLSGKRVQSYRLIREEETAILVKRILECSGPVNLSEMFSEFTNDGICRSAFGRKYSDSESGRKFLELVGEVSEVIGAVRAGQFVPWLSWMDRVGGFDEKVDRIAREMDEFLEGVMRERLDDREGLLEGKKGDNFLDILLGIYSDSSGEVSVDDRESIKAILLDVFAAGTDTTSVFLEWAMTELLRNPTVMQNLQNEVREIAKDSSNITEYDSERMHYLKAVIKETLRYHPPVPLLVPRVASKDVKIKGYDVEAGTVVMINAWAIGRDGVSWNEPEEFKPERFLNSSIDFKGLNFELVPFGAGRRACPGAAFAVATIEFVLASLVQKFDWKLGDGGEGEILDMSQRPGITVHRDIPLIAVASLSK, from the exons ATGCTCATCAACTTCTCATGCAACTACAAAATGGATGAAACTCAAATCCAACTCATACTCCCATCTCTCATCTTCCTATTCTTGCTATGGATAACCATCAAGAATCTATCCCCAAAGCCACACACAAACAAGAATCCACCGCCATCACCCCCTAAACTTCCAATCATCGGAAACCTCCACCAACTCGGCTCCTTACCCCACAAAAACCTCGAATCCTTAGCCCGAAAACACGGCCCGATCATGCTCCTCCACTTCGGCCCCGTCCCCGTCCTCGTCGCCTCCTCAGCCGACGCAGCCCGAGAGATCACAAAAACCCACGACCTCATCTTCTCCAGCCGCCCCCTCAACAAGGTAAGCAAGAAACTCTCCTACAACGGAAGAGACGTCGTTTTCGCGCCATACGGTGAGTACTGGCGGAGAGCGAAGAGCGTGCTCATGCTGCAGCTGCTGAGCGGCAAAAGGGTCCAGTCTTACCGCTTGATCAGAGAAGAAGAAACGGCCATTTTGGTGAAGAGGATTCTAGAATGTTCGGGGCCAGTGAATTTGAGTGAGATGTTTTCGGAGTTCACTAACGATGGTATTTGTAGGTCGGCCTTTGGGAGGAAATACAGTGACTCGGAGAGTGGGAGGAAGTTTCTTGAGCTTGTGGGGGAGGTGTCGGAGGTGATCGGGGCGGTTCGAGCCGGGCAATTCGTGCCTTGGCTGAGTTGGATGGATCGTGTTGGTGGTTTTGATGAGAAGGTTGATAGGATTGCTCGGGAGATGGATGAGTTTCTGGAGGGAGTGATGCGTGAGCGGTTGGATGATAGAGAGGGGCTTTTGGAGGGGAAGAAAGGAGATAATTTTCTTGATATTTTGCTTGGAATTTACAGTGATAGCAGTGGTGAAGTCTCGGTTGATGACAGAGAGAGCATCAAAGCAATACTTTTG GATGTATTTGCAGCCGGAACAGATACTACCTCGGTGTTTCTAGAATGGGCCATGACAGAACTCTTGCGAAACCCTACCGTTATGCAAAACCTTCAAaatgaagtaagagagatagcCAAAGACAGCTCAAACATAACAGAGTATGACTCAGAAAGAATGCATTATCTGAAAGCCGTGATCAAAGAAACACTTCGGTATCACCCGCCAGTCCCGTTGCTAGTACCAAGAGTAGCAAGCAAAGATGTGAAGATCAAAGGATACGACGTGGAAGCCGGAACTGTGGTGATGATCAACGCGTGGGCTATAGGGAGAGACGGTGTCTCGTGGAACGAACCAGAGGAGTTTAAGCCTGAGAGATTCTTGAACTCTTCAATAGACTTCAAGGGGTTGAATTTCGAGCTCGTCCCGTTTGGGGCAGGTAGAAGGGCCTGCCCTGGAGCTGCATTTGCTGTTGCTACAATTGAGTTTGTGCTAGCATCTCTAGTGCAAAAATTTGACTGGAAATTGGGCGATGGAGGTGAAGGGGAAATTCTGGACATGAGTCAGAGACCGGGGATTACTGTCCATAGAGATATTCCTCTTATTGCAGTTGCTTCTCTCAGTAAATAA
- the LOC121754791 gene encoding receptor-like protein 7, with protein sequence MGLTCKYNSLLFLIFLAFASKYSHGRSSSSHQCLNDQAASLLQLQKDVLSRNSSTVTFDDNSSMKVAKWDNETDCCSWDGVTCDHSGYVVGLNLSYSSLAGDIDAIFNLHHLQHLNLAGNNFQLTPIPSGFERLSNLTHLNLSFSCFSDQVPAGISSLVRLESLDLSTVFFCELPPTFNDPDYNRIFAIEEKHRLRLEKPNLESFVRNLSALTELNLDYVDLSAQGSSWSRALSVLPNLKFLSLSNCKLSGPIHTSFQNLKSLNTLKLNSNNLSSEVPHFLVNFRDLRVLNLASNQLYGNFSPNVFLLPRLEAIDVSRNPSLSGKLPEFPLKSSLKLVSLYETSFRGKLPDSIGNLESVTNLLLYTCNFSGLIPPSFANLTSATEVDMSYNSIEGSIPSFRSSSLPKLQDLRLSFNRLTGSIDPHIFTLPSLKVLYLNDNRLSGELGEFSSSSSVLEKVYLNGNNLSGGIPTSMSEITSLTYLSLASNRFTGYMKLEAFKHLSNLTSLDLSFNSLNIKNDDPNLMFPSLDELKLSRCNLTEFPTFLKNQEQLRTLNLSNNEIQGHVPDWLWTSYLNELDLSDNEVDFPKESSQVNTTFSLSLGILAMRSCSVFKFPKFLQLLDGLWYLDLSGNKIKGQVPNWIWKSTLQYVILSHNNLESMEEFLPNVSLTSLTTLDLRSNLLQGSLPTGICNMSSLSILDASQNNLSGLIPECLGLMSNLTVLNLQGNKYRQIPTEFALASSLKSLNINNNLLEGKLPRSLENCKMLEVLDLGKNMITDVFPFWLEKLPNLRVLVLRNNNLHGQIQLPRRNFSLPKLGIIDLSSNQFTGDLPGEFLSSLDEMLMNNEIKSANLKTIGQYEYYQDSVTIMSKGYEMVLVRILTIFVSLDLSNNRFHGKIPSEIGNLKSLVVLNLSRNGFDGRIPPSLGDLVELESLDLSTNKLSGVIPQQLTSLTFLSFFNVSNNNLTGLIPKGYQFNTYTNDSYLGNAGLCGEPLSRSCSQPTGSALQPPSQGDDSRNESLFDWRFAGSGYASGIVAGLALGYAFLPDFQYHEGRLQLKKKIRRRGRSST encoded by the coding sequence ATGGGTCTCACATGCAAGTATAATTCTTTGCTCTTCCTCATCTTTCTAGCCTTTGCCTCAAAATATTCACACGGACGCAGCAGCAGCTCGCACCAGTGCCTCAACGATCAGGCAGCATCACTGCTGCAGCTGCAGAAGGATGTCCTCAGCCGCAACTCCTCCACTGTCACGTTTGATGATAACTCATCGATGAAGGTGGCAAAATGGGACAACGAAACCGACTGCTGCTCGTGGGATGGGGTCACATGCGACCACTCTGGCTACGTCGTTGGCCTCAACCTCAGCTACAGCAGCCTCGCAGGCGACATCGATGCCATATTCAACCTTCACCACCTCCAGCATCTGAATCTGGCTGGCAACAACTTCCAGCTCACTCCAATTCCTTCAGGTTTCGAGAGGCTCTCGAACTTAACTCACCTGAATCTCTCCTTTTCCTGCTTCTCTGATCAAGTTCCAGCCGGGATTTCCAGTTTAGTGAGGCTTGAATCCCTTGATCTCTCCACCGTCTTCTTCTGTGAGCTGCCCCCGACTTTCAATGATCCGGACTACAACCGCATATTTGCTATTGAGGAGAAACATAGGCTGAGGCTCGAGAAACCAAATCTTGAGTCCTTTGTTAGAAACTTGAGTGCACTAACAGAGCTCAACCTTGATTATGTTGATCTTTCAGCTCAAGGCTCGAGCTGGTCTCGAGCGCTGTCTGTGCTTCCTAACCTTAAATTCTTGAGTTTGTCAAACTGCAAGCTCTCGGGTCCCATCCACACTTCTTTTCAAAATCTCAAGTCTTTAAACACTCTCAAGCTTAATAGCAACAATCTCTCCTCAGAGGTGCCCCATTTTCTAGTCAATTTTCGGGATTTGCGAGTGTTGAATCTCGCTTCAAACCAACTTTATGGGAACTTTTCTCCAAACGTTTTCCTGCTGCCAAGATTAGAAGCCATTGATGTGAGCAGAAATCCTTCCCTTTCAGGCAAACTACCTGAGTTTCCTTTGAAGAGTTCATTGAAATTGGTTTCTCTGTACGAGACAAGCTTCCGTGGAAAATTGCCAGATTCGATTGGGAATTTGGAGTCTGTGACAAATTTGCTTCTCTACACCTGCAACTTTTCCGGTCTGATCCCACCATCATTTGCAAACCTAACCAGTGCAACTGAAGTAGACATGAGCTATAATAGCATCGAGGGCTCAATCCCAAGTTTCAGGTCTAGCAGTCTCCCAAAACTTCAAGACCTCCGTTTATCTTTCAATCGCCTCACAGGCTCCATAGATCCCCATATTTTCACACTTCCATCCCTGAAAGTTCTGTACTTGAACGATAACCGTTTGAGCGGAGAACTCGGGGAATTTTCATCCTCCTCTTCAGTACTGGAGAAGGTGTATCTAAATGGGAACAATCTGAGTGGTGGAATACCAACGTCGATGAGTGAGATAACAAGTCTCACTTATCTTTCACTTGCCAGTAACAGATTCACTGGCTACATGAAGCTGGAGGCTTTCAAGCATCTCAGCAACTTGACGAGCCTCGACCTTTCATTCAATAGCTTAAACATCAAAAACGATGATCCAAATTTGATGTTTCCAAGCCTGGATGAACTAAAGTTGAGCAGATGCAACTTGACAGAGTTCCCGACTTTCCTCAAGAACCAAGAACAGCTGAGGACTTTGAATCTTTCAAACAATGAAATCCAAGGGCATGTTCCTGACTGGTTGTGGACTAGCTATCTAAATGAGCTGGATCTTTCAGACAACGAGGTTGACTTTCCGAAGGAATCTAGTCAAGTAAACACCACATTTTCTCTATCATTAGGTATACTGGCGATGCGATCCTGCTCTGTTTTCAAGTTTCCGAAGTTTCTGCAGCTGCTAGACGGCCTATGGTACCTTGACCTCTCCGGAAACAAAATAAAGGGACAAGTACCCAACTGGATTTGGAAGAGCACACTTCAATACGTCATCCTTTCACACAACAATCTTGAATCTATGGAAGAGTTCCTCCCCAATGTCTCCTTGACTTCGTTGACAACCCTTGATCTTCGAAGCAATCTGCTTCAGGGATCACTTCCGACTGGGATCTGCAATATGAGCAGCCTCTCCATTCTCGATGCTTCTCAGAATAACCTAAGTGGATTGATCCCCGAATGTCTAGGCTTGATGTCCAATCTAACTGTCTTAAACCTGCAGGGGAACAAATACCGGCAAATCCCAACGGAGTTTGCATTAGCCAGCAGCCTGAAGTCTCTGAATATCAACAACAATCTCTTGGAAGGGAAACTGCCGCGGTCATTAGAAAACTGCAAAATGCTCGAGGTGTTGGATCTTGGGAAAAACATGATCACAGATGTGTTTCCCTTCTGGCTAGAGAAACTTCCCAACTTGAGAGTTCTGGTCTTGAGGAACAACAATCTACACGGTCAAATACAACTTCCAAGGAGAAACTTCTCGCTCCCGAAACTGGGAATAATCGACTTATCTTCCAACCAGTTCACTGGAGATTTGCCAGGAGAATTCCTCAGCAGCCTGGATGAGATGCTGATGAACAACGAAATCAAGTCTGCAAACCTGAAAACTATTGGGCAGTATGAGTACTATCAAGATTCAGTGACAATCATGAGTAAAGGATATGAGATGGTGCTTGTGAGGATACTGACCATTTTCGTATCTCTTGATTTGTCCAACAACAGGTTCCATGGCAAGATCCCCAGTGAGATTGGGAACCTGAAATCACTGGTTGTCCTCAACTTGTCAAGAAATGGTTTTGATGGAAGAATCCCTCCATCGCTTGGGGACTTGGTCGAGCTTGAATCCTTAGACCTCTCGACCAATAAACTCTCCGGAGTAATTCCTCAGCAGCTTACCAGCCTgactttcctttccttttttaatGTGTCGAACAACAATTTGACAGGGCTTATACCAAAAGGATACCAGTTCAATACCTACACAAATGACTCCTATCTCGGGAACGCTGGATTGTGTGGAGAGCCACTGTCAAGAAGTTGCTCGCAGCCTACTGGATCCGCGCTACAACCTCCATCACAGGGTGACGACTCAAGAAATGAGAGCTTATTTGATTGGAGATTTGCTGGATCAGGTTATGCAAGTGGAATAGTTGCTGGACTTGCACTCGGTTATGCATTTTTACCAGATTTCCAATATCATGAAGGCCGTTTGCAACTCAAAAAAAAGATCAGAAGACGAGGAAGATCATCAACTTAA
- the LOC121754792 gene encoding cytosolic sulfotransferase 17-like, translated as MDLSSLPREKWLGDDYLVQLGGFWLLPQFVNSIKRVINHYDPLPSDVILVTFPKTGTTWLKSLLYSILNRPSKNKLVVEHPHELVPFLEIQVFAEADEPPVLAAPSDAPRLFATHIPYQLLAKTLDSSPCKVVYLTRNPKDTLVSLWHFVNKWNKENPDQSWSLDEATDRFCRGVSLYGPYYDHVIGYKELSLKRPENVMFVTFEDMLKDPHDYVKKLGDFLGCPFEEEDEVDEIVKNCSIEVLSSHDINKSEESPTWFPLPYNSFFRKGKTGDYKNYLSDESVQRIDTLTKERFHSLGFMYGI; from the coding sequence ATGGATTTATCATCTCTCCCAAGAGAAAAATGGTTGGGAGATGATTATCTCGTCCAACTTGGAGGCTTTTGGTTATTACCTCAATTCGTTAACTCAATCAAAAGAGTAATCAACCATTACGATCCACTTCCTAGCGACGTGATCTTGGTTACTTTTCCTAAAACAGGCACCACGTGGCTCAAATCTCTCCTCTACTCCATCCTCAATCGACCATCCAAAAATAAGTTGGTTGTCGAACACCCCCACGAACTCGTTCCCTTCTTGGAGATACAAGTGTTTGCAGAGGCTGATGAGCCGCCAGTTCTCGCGGCCCCATCAGATGCGCCTCGATTATTCGCCACACACATACCTTATCAGCTCCTGGCAAAAACCCTAGATTCTAGTCCATGTAAAGTTGTTTACTTGACGCGGAACCCCAAGGACACCCTGGTCTCTTTGTGGCATTTTGTGAATAAGTGGAACAAGGAGAATCCAGATCAGTCATGGTCTCTCGATGAGGCAACGGACAGGTTTTGTCGTGGGGTTAGTCTATACGGGCCTTACTATGACCATGTGATTGGTTATAAAGAGCTGAGTCTGAAAAGGCCAGAGAATGTGATGTTCGTGACGTTCGAAGATATGCTAAAAGATCCTCATGATTATGTCAAAAAATTGGGTGATTTCTTAGGATGTCcatttgaagaagaagatgaagtggaTGAGATTGTGAAGAATTGCAGCATCGAGGTGCTAAGTAGCCATGATATTAATAAGTCTGAAGAATCTCCAACATGGTTTCCATTGCCATATAATTCATTCTTTAGAAAAGGAAAAACGGGAGATTATAAAAATTATCTCAGTGATGAGTCTGTTCAGCGTATTGACACACTTACGAAGGAAAGATTTCATTCATTGGGCTTCATGTATGGGATTTAG
- the LOC121754793 gene encoding cytosolic sulfotransferase 5-like: MDLSSLPREKWLGDDYLVQLGGFWFLPQFVKKNKRVINNYKPLPNDVILVTFPKSGTTWLKSILYSILNRSSRHKLAVEHPHDLVPFLEAQVFAEADEPLALAAPSDDRPRLFATHLPYQLLTKTLDSSECKVIYLTRNPKDVLVSLWHFVNKWNMENPDRSWSLDEATDKFCDGVSLCGPYYDHVLGYKELSLKRPKNVMFVTFEEMLEDPHGYVKKLGDFLGCPFEEEEEVDDIVKNCSIEVLSSYDVNKSKESTTWFPSPYNSFFRKGKIGDYKNYLSNESVQRIDTLTKERFHSLGFMYGI, from the coding sequence ATGGATTTATCATCTCTCCCAAGAGAAAAATGGTTGGGAGATGATTATCTTGTCCAACTTGGAGGCTTTTGGTTTTTACCTCAATTCGTGAAGAAAAACAAAAGAGTGATTAATAATTATAAGCCACTTCCTAATGATGTGATCTTGGTTACTTTTCCTAAATCAGGCACCACATGGCTCAAATCCATCCTCTACTCCATCCTAAACCGATCATCCAGACATAAGTTGGCAGTCGAACATCCCCACGACCTCGTTCCCTTCTTGGAGGCACAAGTGTTTGCAGAGGCTGATGAGCCGCTAGCTCTAGCAGCCCCATCGGATGACCGCCCTCGATTATTTGCCACACACTTACCTTATCAACTCCTAACCAAAACACTTGATTCCAGTGAATGTAAGGTTATTTACTTGACACGGAACCCCAAGGATGTCCTCGTCTCTTTGTGGCATTTCGTGAATAAGTGGAACATGGAGAACCCAGATAGGTCATGGTCTCTCGATGAGGCAACTGACAAGTTTTGTGATGGGGTTAGCCTGTGTGGGCCTTACTATGATCATGTGCTTGGTTATAAAGAGTTGAGTTTGAAAAGGCCGAAGAACGTGATGTTCGTGACTTTCGAGGAGATGTTAGAAGATCCCCATGGCTATGTCAAAAAATTGGGTGATTTCTTAGGATGTCCAtttgaggaggaggaagaagttgATGATATTGTGAAGAATTGCAGCATTGAGGTGCTAAGCAGTTATGATGTCAATAAGTCTAAAGAATCTACAACATGGTTTCCATCGCCATACAATTCATTCTTTAGAAAAGGGAAAATTGGAGATTATAAAAACTATCTTAGTAATGAGTCTGTTCAGCGTATCGACACACTTACAAAAGAGAGATTTCATTCATTAGGGTTCATGTATGGGATTTAG